The following proteins are encoded in a genomic region of Glycine soja cultivar W05 chromosome 17, ASM419377v2, whole genome shotgun sequence:
- the LOC114393321 gene encoding U3 small nucleolar ribonucleoprotein protein MPP10-like: protein MENTSNDAGVEALRLLKATEPPSFLTPNPALSEAARTASQYLFSSLKPFSPKSPLDQLLVDGFDAEQIWQQIDLQTQPLLSTIRRRVKQLVENPEEISQLKVPSEGGNKKEEKSQDEWEEESDGFDEELDEEEEEDEDDEVKEGEGEEEEEETEDEEEEGEDNEEGGVIEDKFFKIDELTKYLEKEEDDFENGEADREGEEEDDEEESDEEGDFGIGDDDDEDEDEEAEGIESARYEDFFGGKKERGSKRKAQVLQESEYSDDEDDMEFDKQTKGTASAHEKQLEKIQSKIELMEKANIDPKTWTMQGEVTAAKRPKNSALEVDLDFEHNVRPAPVITEEVTASIEDIIKKRIIEGHFNDVQRVPKLPSKAPREVKELDDNKSKQGLAELYEQEYVQKTDPTSAPLSFKDEQKNEASMLFKRLCLKLDALSHFNFAPKPVIEDMSIQANVPALAMEEIAPVAVSDAAMLAPEEVFDGKGDIKEETELTKAERKTRRANKKRKFKAEAVKRTNKKAQEGVIRSKVNG, encoded by the exons ATGGAGAACACTAGCAACGACGCTGGCGTCGAAGCCCTACGGCTGCTGAAAGCGACGGAACCGCCTTCATTTCTCACTCCGAACCCAGCGCTGTCGGAAGCTGCTCGTACCGCATCGCAATACTTGTTCTCTTCCCTAAAACCGTTTTCCCCAAAATCGCCACTGGACCAACTCCTTGTGGACGGTTTCGACGCAGAACAGATATGGCAGCAAATAGACCTCCAAACGCAGCCTCTGTTATCCACCATTCGCCGCCGCGTGAAACAGCTGGTCGAAAATCCCGAAGAGATTTCCCAGCTGAAGGTTCCTTCGGAGGGTGGGAACAAGAAGGAGGAGAAGAGTCAAGACGAGTGGGAAGAAGAGAGTGACGGTTTTGACGAGGAATTggatgaggaagaggaagaagatgaggatgatgaagtaaaggagggagaaggagaagaagaagaagaagagacgGAGGATGAAGAGGAAGAGGGGGAGGATAATGAAGAAGGTGGTGTCATTGAGgataaattctttaaaatagatGAATTGACAAAGTACTTAGAGAAGGAGGAAGATGATTTCGAGAATGGCGAGGCAGACAGAGAAGGTGAGGAGGAAGATGAcgaagaagaaagtgatgag GAAGGTGATTTTGGGattggtgatgatgatgatgaggatgaagatgaagaagcaGAGGGCATAGAAAGTGCAAG GTATGAAGACTTCTTTGGAGGTAAAAAGGAAAGGGGGTCAAAAAGAAAAGCTCAAGTACTTCAGGAATCTGAATAttctgatgatgaagatgatatGGAATTTGACAAGcag ACGAAAGGGACTGCATCTGCCCATGAAAAGCAACTGGAAAAAATTCAGTCCAAGATAGAGCTGATGGAGAAAGCTAACATAGATCCAAAAACATGGACTATGCAGGGTGAG GTAACTGCTGCAAAGAGACCAAAGAATAGTGCATTGGAAGTTGATCTGGACTTTGAGCATAATGTGAGGCCTGCTCCTGTAATCACTGAAGAAGTTACAGCTTCAATtgaggatataatcaagaaaagGATTATTGAG GGGCACTTTAATGATGTTCAAAGGGTTCCTAAATTGCCATCTAAAGCACCTCGGGAAGTTAAAGAGTTG GATGACAATAAAAGCAAGCAGGGTCTTGCAGAACTTTATGAG CAAGAATATGTTCAGAAGACAGACCCCACTTCTGCTCCATTGTCATTTAAAGATGAACAAAAGAATGAG GCAAGCATGCTGTTTAAGAGACTCTGTCTGAAGCTGGATGCCCTTTCTCATTTTAACTTTGCTCCAAAACCT GTTATAGAGGACATGTCTATTCAAGCTAATGTGCCTGCTCTAGCAATGGAAGAA ATTGCACCTGTGGCTGTTTCAGATGCTGCTATGTTGGCACCTGAGGAGGTATTTGATGGGAAAGGTGATATTAAGGAAGAAACAGAGCTTACAAAGGCAGAAAGGAAAACAAGGAGAgctaataagaaaagaaaatttaaag CTGAGGCAGTAAAAAGGACGAATAAGAAGGCACAAGAAGGGGTGATTCGTAGCAAAGTTAATG GGTAA
- the LOC114393074 gene encoding cysteine-rich receptor-like protein kinase 1, whose amino-acid sequence MFIFYFNSKLSSQLIFFLFLYTLPRGMLDPHSLKLREQIEKEKQKMTQLFNLISTWLILTSSSLLIPHAASYDFGIHETGLTCGASESPGSSASKFMAIMDTVSFQVKERGWGAQTLLGSGPPMYALGQCRRDLRPTECYTCFTQARQVLSRCVPKTAGRIYLDGCFLRYDNYSFFRESVDPTRDISVCQSSPGLRKDGEGRVAAAVANATKGAAECGFAVAGVEGVFALAQCWGTLDKGTCERCLNAAGTRVQECVPNAQGRSLFTGCFLRYSTRKFYNDVALHGIKDSTNSREGPSTVWLMVACVLLAIVGLLLVVLAAFICRKRIASSRRNKISDSCGASPGFAYVTGFSFRYDLLEKATNYFDPANKLGEGGAGSVFKGTLPSGGTVAVKRLFFNARQWTEGFFNELNLINEIQHKNVVKLLGCSIDGPESLLVYEFVPRGNLDQVLFGKNSENALNWEQRFRIICGIAEGLAYLHGGPGKKIIHRDIKSSNILFDENLNPKIADFGLARSVAENKSLLSIGNAETLGYMAPEYVINGQLTEKADIYAFGVLVIEIVSGKKNSDYIPESTSVLHSVWKNYNANIITSSVDPTLHGKFTAEEASNALQAGLLCTQSSDTLRPSMSEVVQMLTKKDYVIPSPNQQPFLNSIARILSSNGHASARSSFHSTTSSLIPNDDVTVLENSFSPYSRFNPTGSPDSNIQILGYLSQGR is encoded by the exons atgtttatattttattttaattcaaaactttcatctcaattgattttctttctatttctttacACTCTACCTCGGGGGATGCTTGATCCTCATTCTTTAAAACTGAGAGaacaaatagaaaaagagaaacaaaaaatgacGCAGTTATTCAATCTTATTAGTACCTGGCTAATACTGACATCGTCCTCGTTATTAATCCCACATGCGGCTTCCTACGACTTTGGGATACACGAGACGGGTCTCACGTGCGGGGCTTCTGAGAGCCCAGGATCGAGCGCGTCCAAGTTCATGGCCATAATGGACACGGTGTCGTTTCAGGTCAAAGAGCGAGGCTGGGGAGCGCAGACGCTCCTCGGTTCCGGGCCTCCGATGTACGCATTGGGCCAGTGCCGCCGCGACCTGAGGCCCACGGAGTGCTACACGTGCTTCACCCAAGCGAGGCAGGTGCTATCGCGGTGCGTGCCCAAGACAGCTGGCAGAATCTACCTCGACGGATGCTTCCTCCGCTACGACAACTACTCGTTCTTCCGCGAAAGCGTGGACCCCACGCGCGACATCAGCGTCTGCCAGTCGTCGCCGGGGCTTCGGAAAGACGGGGAAGGACGGGTGGCAGCAGCGGTGGCGAACGCGACGAAGGGCGCGGCGGAGTGCGGGTTCGCGGTGGCCGGAGTAGAGGGGGTTTTTGCGTTGGCGCAGTGCTGGGGGACGCTGGATAAAGGGACGTGCGAGAGATGCTTGAATGCAGCGGGGACAAGAGTGCAGGAATGTGTGCCTAATGCTCAGGGTAGGAGTCTGTTTACTGGTTGCTTTTTGAGGTACTCAACGCGCAAGTTCTACAACGACGTTGCACTGCATGGCATCAAGGATTCTACAAATTCTAGAG AAGGGCCTAGTACTGTCTGGTTGATGGTTGCATGTGTATTATTAGCGATTGTAGGGCTTTTGCTCGTCGTCCTTGCTGCATTTATATGCCGGAAAAGAATAGCATCATCGCGTAGAAATAAAA TAAGCGACAGTTGCGGTGCGTCACCTGGTTTTGCCTACGTGACTGGCTTCAGTTTTAGGTACGATTTGCTTGAGAAGGCCACAAACTATTTCGATCCCGCAAACAAATTAGGGGAGGGTGGAGCTGGTTCTGTGTTCAAAGGAACCCTGCCCTCGGGAGGGACCGTTGCTGTTAAACGACTGTTTTTTAATGCCCGGCAATGGACAGAGGGGTTCTTCAATGAGCTCAACTTGATCAATGAGATTCAACACAAGAACGTGGTGAAGCTTTTGGGGTGCAGCATTGATGGTCCTGAAAGccttttggtttatgaatttgtGCCCCGTGGAAATCTTGATCAAGTCCTTTTCG GTAAGAACTCAGAAAATGCTCTGAACTGGGAACAACGGTTTCGAATCATATGTGGGATAGCTGAGGGCTTAGCATACCTTCATGGAGGccctggaaaaaaaattattcacagAGACATAAAGTCCAGCAACATTCTATTTGATGAGAATCTTAATCCAAAAATAGCTGATTTTGGTCTTGCTCGTAGTGTTGCTGAAAACAAATCTCTTCTTAGCATAGGAAATGCGGAGACACT GGGATATATGGCTCCTGAGTATGTTATCAACGGACAATTGACAGAAAAGGCAGATATCTATGCTTTTGGGGTATTGGTTATTGAAATTGTCAGTGGTAAGAAGAACAGTGATTATATACCAGAGTCAACTTCAGTACTCCACAGT GTGTGGAAAAATTACAATGCAAATATTATCACATCATCCGTTGATCCCACTCTACATGGCAAGTTTACGGCAGAAGAGGCATCAAATGCACTCCAAGCTGGCCTTCTTTGTACACAGTCTTCTGATACTCTCAGACCATCCATGTCTGAAGTAGTTCAGATGCTAACAAAGAAAGACTATGTTATTCCCTCCCCAAATCAACAACCATTCCTCAATTCCATAGCCCGCATTCTATCCTCAAATGGGCATGCAAGTGCAAGATCCTCCTTCCACAGCACCACCAGTTCCCTAATTCCAAATGATGATGTAACAGTACTTGAGAATTCATTTTCTCCTTATTCCAGGTTCAACCCTACGGGGAGTCCTGACTCAAATATCCAAATATTGGGGTACCTGAGCCAAGGTAGGTGA
- the LOC114394125 gene encoding uncharacterized protein LOC114394125 isoform X1: MQSLSLSMSLRSSSLVNFLLLGSETRVRSRRSVIVACASEGDSGSSSTSSFLSRTQTYALLKQQLQVAAKSEDYKEAARIRDSLKLFEDEEPVLRLRRLLKEAVAEERFQDAASYRDELNKIAPHSLLKCCSDATTLGIRVQVRSVYIEGRSQPSKGLYFFAYRIRITNNSEHPVQLLRRHWIITDANGRTENVWGIGVVGEQPLILPGNSFEYSSACPLNTPNGRMEGDYEMIHVERVGSQSFNVAIAPFSLCLLGDDEGCII; this comes from the exons ATGCAATCGTTATCGTTGAGTATGAGTCTGAGGAGTAGTAGCTTAGTGAATTTTCTTTTGCTGGGTTCAGAGACGAGAGTGAGAAGCAGAAGGAGTGTCATCGTAGCGTGTGCTTCAGAGGGAGACAGTGGCAGCAGTAGCACAAGCTCGTTTCTCTCTCGGACCCAAACCTACGCTCTTCTTAAGCAACAATTGCAAGTAGCTGCTAAATCCgag GATTACAAGGAAGCCGCTAGAATTCGAGACTCGTTGAAGCTATTTGAGGACGAGGAACCTGTTTTGCGTCTGAGGAGACTATTGAAGGAAGCAGTTGCTGAAGAGAGATTTCAG GATGCTGCTAGTTATCGTGATGAGCTAAACAAAATTGCTCCACACTCTCTTTTAAAATGTTGCAGTGATGCTACAACATTG GGAATCAGGGTTCAAGTTAGGAGTGTATATATAGAGGGCAGAAGTCAGCCTTCAAAGGGGCTATATTTCTTTGCATATAGAATAAGAATTACTAATAACTCAGAACACCCTGTTCAACTTCTTAGAAGGCATTGGATTATAACTGATGCTAATGGGAGAACGGAAAATGTCTG GGGAATTGGAGTTGTTGGTGAACAGCCATTAATACTTCCTGGGAATAGTTTTGAATACTCTTCAGCATGCCCACTGAACACACCAAATGGTAGAATG GAAGGTGATTATGAGATGATCCATGTAGAAAGAGTAGGCTCACAATCATTCAATGTGGCCATTGCCCCGTTTTCTCTCTGTCTGCTTGGAGATGATGAAGGttgtattatttaa
- the LOC114394125 gene encoding uncharacterized protein LOC114394125 isoform X2, protein MQSLSLSMSLRSSSLVNFLLLGSETRVRSRRSVIVACASEGDSGSSSTSSFLSRTQTYALLKQQLQVAAKSEDYKEAARIRDSLKLFEDEEPVLRLRRLLKEAVAEERFQDAASYRDELNKIAPHSLLKCCSDATTLGIRVQVRSVYIEGRSQPSKGLYFFAYRIRITNNSEHPVQLLRRHWIITDANGRTENVWGIGVVGEQPLILPGNSFEYSSACPLNTPNGRMASAGFL, encoded by the exons ATGCAATCGTTATCGTTGAGTATGAGTCTGAGGAGTAGTAGCTTAGTGAATTTTCTTTTGCTGGGTTCAGAGACGAGAGTGAGAAGCAGAAGGAGTGTCATCGTAGCGTGTGCTTCAGAGGGAGACAGTGGCAGCAGTAGCACAAGCTCGTTTCTCTCTCGGACCCAAACCTACGCTCTTCTTAAGCAACAATTGCAAGTAGCTGCTAAATCCgag GATTACAAGGAAGCCGCTAGAATTCGAGACTCGTTGAAGCTATTTGAGGACGAGGAACCTGTTTTGCGTCTGAGGAGACTATTGAAGGAAGCAGTTGCTGAAGAGAGATTTCAG GATGCTGCTAGTTATCGTGATGAGCTAAACAAAATTGCTCCACACTCTCTTTTAAAATGTTGCAGTGATGCTACAACATTG GGAATCAGGGTTCAAGTTAGGAGTGTATATATAGAGGGCAGAAGTCAGCCTTCAAAGGGGCTATATTTCTTTGCATATAGAATAAGAATTACTAATAACTCAGAACACCCTGTTCAACTTCTTAGAAGGCATTGGATTATAACTGATGCTAATGGGAGAACGGAAAATGTCTG GGGAATTGGAGTTGTTGGTGAACAGCCATTAATACTTCCTGGGAATAGTTTTGAATACTCTTCAGCATGCCCACTGAACACACCAAATGGTAGAATG GCCAGTGCTGGGTTTCTGTAG
- the LOC114392879 gene encoding uncharacterized protein LOC114392879 → MRFMTGSPKGTWQPIMTADTTTQSYWLNWRVLVCAILVLFSAIISSLIILKYEVSRKKATRNGNKEGEKETSSTLYEDEIWRPCLKGINPVWLLGFRVFAFAVLLVLLILIATEDGGSIFYFYTQWTFAAVTIYFGLGSLLSMHGCYQHLKKASGGKVGNVDGYAEQGIYDAPTPPQNSNPSNHEKGLGAPQEHLVRQTAGTWGYIFQILFQMIGGAVMLTDCVFWFIIVPFLTIKDYNINLLIISMHTINAVFLLGDTALNSLRFPWFRIGYFCMWTITYVIFQWIVHAIVKLWWPYPFLDLSSPYAPLCYFSMALLHIPCYGIFALIMKLKHSVLSTRYPDSYLCDT, encoded by the exons ATGAGGTTTATGACAGGCTCTCCAAAAGGCACGTGGCAACCGATTATGACTGCAGATACAACAACACAAAGTTACTGGCTGAATTGGAGGGTTTTGGTTTGTGCCATTTTGGTTCTGTTTTCAGCTATCATTTCTTCATTGATTATATTGAAGTATGAAGTTTCACGGAAGAAAGCAACAAGAAATGGTAACAAGGAAGGAGAGAAAGAAACATCATCGACTTTGTACGAGGATGAAATTTGGAGGCCTTGTTTGAAAGGAATCAACCCTGTCTGGTTGCTCGGGTTTAGAGTTTTTGCCTTTGCTGTGCTTTTGGTGCTTCTCATACTCATTGCTACTGAGGATGGAGGAAGCATTTTCTACTTTTACACTCA GTGGACTTTTGCTGCAGTCACCATTTATTTTGGG CTGGGATCTTTGCTCTCCATGCATGGATGTTACCAACATCTTAAAAAAGCGAGTGGTGGTAAGGTTGGAAATGTAGATGGATATGCAGAACAGGGAATTTATGATGCTCCTACACCCCCACAGAATTCTAATCCATCAAACCATGAGAAAGGCTTAGGAGCTCCACAAGAACATCTTGTTCGCCAAACTGCAGGCACATGGGGTTATATCTTTCAAATATTGTTCCAG ATGATTGGCGGAGCTGTAATGCTCACAGATTGTGTGTTTTGGTTTATTATTGTTCCGTTCCTAACCATCAAAGATTACAACATAAATTTG CTAATAATCAGTATGCACACCATCAATGCTGTTTTCCTACTAGGCGATACGGCTCTAAATTCCCTG AGGTTCCCTTGGTTTCGAATAGGATACTTTTGCATGTGGACAATCACATACGTCATATTCCAGTGGATTGTTCATGCTATAGTTAAACTCTG GTGGCCATATCCATTTCTTGATTTGTCATCCCCTTATGCTCCATTATG TTACTTTTCCATGGCATTACTGCATATTCCGTGCTATGGCATATTCGCTTTGATAATGAAGCTGAAACACAGCGTGTTGTCGACGCGGTACCCTGACTCGTACCTATGTGACACATAA
- the LOC114393322 gene encoding uncharacterized protein LOC114393322 has product MEAPDNSEATVPYNSPKLAGTVNWGTATVVGVFAGMLYGGSKEAAASVSKDAEVMLKLGSTEDKREQYRLMRDAMEKRFIRVTRGSIVGGVRLGIFTAAFYCLQNLLAEKRGVHDVFNVVGAGSATASAFGLIMPGSLRWRARNMALGSVLGAAFCFPLGWIHLKLVEMANEGNPAAHPHSDQRQVKSGVSAAIERLEGNLSK; this is encoded by the exons ATGGAAGCTCCTGACAACTCAGAAGCCACCGTTCCATAT AATTCTCCAAAACTAGCTGGAACAGTTAACTGGGGCACGGCAACTGTCGTTGGAGTATTTGCAGGCATGTTATATGGCGGTAGCAAGGAGGCAGCTGCTTCTGTT AGCAAGGATGCAGAAGTTATGTTGAAACTTGGGAGCACAGAAGACAAGCGTGAGCAATATCGATTGATGAGAGATGCAATGGAGAAACGATTCATTCGAGTTACACGGGGCTCAATAGTTGGAGGGGTACGCCTAGGAATATTCACTGCTGCATTTTATTGCTTACAAAATCTGCTTGCAGAGAAGAGAGGTGTTCATGATGTTTTTAATGTTGTTGGAGCTGGATCAGCCACTGCTTCAGCTTTTGGTTTAATCA TGCCAGGATCACTCCGTTGGCGAGCAAGGAATATGGCACTAGGGTCGGTGCTGGGAGCAGCATTTTGCTTTCCTCTTG GTTGGATCCATCTGAAGCTGGTAGAAATGGCTAATGAAGGTAATCCAGCTGCACATCCACACTCAGATCAGAGACAAGTGAAGAGTGGGGTTAGTGCTGCAATTGAGAGGCTTGAAGGAAATTTAAGTAAATGA